The DNA sequence CTTAAAAAAGAATTAACATAAGGAGTTTAATGATGGACAGCTTAGGTTTTAAGTTTCCCTTGCAGGAGCGTAAAACAGCCCTATACAAATTGGAAGAAGAATGGTATCTTCCTCTATTATCAAAACTTCGTAACATTCCGATGCAAAGCATCAAGCGCAGTAATTTCGGTCAGTATTCTATGGCAGTAAATTATCTAACTTCTGTATTGGAAGAAGCATCTGCAATCAATAAAGTAGCCGTTTATAATATTGACCACATGGCACAATTACTTTTTTATGGAGCCGATGTAGTAACTCTTTTGAATAGAGCTTTAACTGGTAACTTTACCGAAATGAAAGTGGGGCAGTGTAAATATACTTTACTTTTAAATGAACACGGTGGAGTGCAAGATGATATGATTCTGATGAGAGTTTCCGAGACAAGTTTTATTCTGGTTATCAATGCGGGTCATGATATTACGGATACTATTGAGATTGAAGGAGTTGAGAAACAATATATTGCTGATATAGATAGAATTATGGCTTGTAAAAAAGATGGGGAAGAGGTTTGGGCAAAAGACATTTCCGATACCCTTGTAAAAATAGACATCCAGGGTCTGCTTTCCTTTAAATTGCTCAAAGAGGTCTATGGCGAAAATGTGTTAAAAAACAGGTATAATCCCGAAAAGAATATGAATTTCTTTACTTTTAACCAGTTTGAACGCAATGGGCAGCATTACTATTTATCCAGAACCGGATATACTAATAGATGGGGTTGGGAACTTTATATTCCAGTAGCTTTTGCTGAAGAAGATGCCCGAATAATCATATCCAAAGCACTGGAACTTGGAGGACTCTTAGTTGGTTTAGGAGGCAGGGATGAAAACAGAATTTCTGCAGGACCGTTCGGTTTACCGTTGATGGGGCAGGAATATGACCCTTATCATACACCTGTAAACGCTCCTCTTTTTGAGACAGCAGTGGATATGAACAAAGAATACTTTGTGGGCAAAGAAGCATTAGCTAAAGAGATAGCGGAAGGAATGCAAAAGCGTCTCTATATATTTGTTTCCGAAGGTATTGTAACCAATCGGGGTATTTATAAAGAAGGTAAACGCCTGGGAACTGTTACCAGCAGTATAAATTCCCCGAATGTTTCGCTGGAAATGCGTTTGGCAATTGGTTCCAAGCGAAAAAATGTAAATGAGGAAAAAGGAACTGCTGCCATTGGTATGGGTTGGTTTTATGCTCCCTTGTTTGAACAAGATGCAGAAGGTAAAGAGTTAGCAGAAATTGACGGGAAACCAATTCGTATTCCTGTGGAGTTCTATCGCGAAGATGAAAAGCGAAATCCTATCGGAAGTCCTGTTATGGGCTATGTTACCTTGGAAGGAATTACACCGGCTACGGCACATAGACCTTTGAAGAATATAGAGAACTTGTTGTAGAATTAGGATTTCAGGGCAAGGATTTCAGGGCAAGGATTTCAGGACAGGGATTTCAGGACAGGGATTTTAGAAACAAGGATTTAAGGATTTTAGGATTTAGAGGATTTAATAGGCCTGGGATGAACAGGATTTAAGGATTTAAGGATTTAGAGGATAGATTTATAAAAGGTTTTAGATGACTTGTGTACCGGCGAACGCTGCTCTTTGTACCGGCGGACGCCGTTCCGCCGAAGTTGTGTACCGGCGGACGCTGTTCCGCCGTCTTTATTTTAGAAACGAGGATTTAATAGGTCTGAGGTAACTTTTATAACTAAGGATGCCGTAGTTTGCAATGGTGACCTCCTGGTCAACCCACCTCTCACGATTTGTTTCCTTAACGGAAGGTTGACCTCCTGGTCAACCCACCTCTCACGCTTTATTTCCTTACTGAAAGGCAAACGGTAACGAAACACCAGAGTTACCACTAAACGACGAGGACATCGTTTTTCCGGAAGAAAAAGCCATATTGTCTCTCAGTTCAGCTCGTGTATTACTCATTCATCAAGCGTTAATCAAGCGTTAATAATTAAGGAGTGATTAAGGTATGATAAAGGATTGATTGACAGTTTGAAGCAAGGAAATAATATGAAGCTAAGTGAGTAGGAGGTTATAATGAAAGTAACTGTAAAAGAAGGCAAGAAGGGATTTTCAGGCAACCTGGATGGGGCGATATAATATTATCATTTCCGTTTAAATAAAGAACTTTAATACGATAAGTTCCAGTTAAACAGATGCGGAGAAACGATGTTTTCCTTCAACACAAATTATC is a window from the Candidatus Cloacimonas sp. genome containing:
- a CDS encoding aminomethyl transferase family protein produces the protein MMDSLGFKFPLQERKTALYKLEEEWYLPLLSKLRNIPMQSIKRSNFGQYSMAVNYLTSVLEEASAINKVAVYNIDHMAQLLFYGADVVTLLNRALTGNFTEMKVGQCKYTLLLNEHGGVQDDMILMRVSETSFILVINAGHDITDTIEIEGVEKQYIADIDRIMACKKDGEEVWAKDISDTLVKIDIQGLLSFKLLKEVYGENVLKNRYNPEKNMNFFTFNQFERNGQHYYLSRTGYTNRWGWELYIPVAFAEEDARIIISKALELGGLLVGLGGRDENRISAGPFGLPLMGQEYDPYHTPVNAPLFETAVDMNKEYFVGKEALAKEIAEGMQKRLYIFVSEGIVTNRGIYKEGKRLGTVTSSINSPNVSLEMRLAIGSKRKNVNEEKGTAAIGMGWFYAPLFEQDAEGKELAEIDGKPIRIPVEFYREDEKRNPIGSPVMGYVTLEGITPATAHRPLKNIENLL